One window from the genome of Antechinus flavipes isolate AdamAnt ecotype Samford, QLD, Australia chromosome X, AdamAnt_v2, whole genome shotgun sequence encodes:
- the LOC127542606 gene encoding polyadenylate-binding protein 4-like has protein sequence MASLYVGDLHHEVTEAMLYEKFSPAGPILSIRVCRDAVTRRSLGYAYVNFQHLADAERVMTAMNLYIIKGKPVRLMWSQRDPSLRKSGIGNVFVKNLEKSINNKSLHDAFSSFGNILSCKVITDDNGSKGYGFVHFEHRESAERAIQKMNGILLNDLKIFVGHFKSRKDRESELGAQTREFTNVYIKNFGEDMDEERLSKIFEKFGPTLSVKVMRDDCGRSKGFGFVNFQKHEDAQNAIDNMNGKELNGRQIYAGRAQKKLERQTQLQRHFEQLKQNRIVRYQGVNLYIKNLDDDIDDENLRKEFSSFGTITSAKVMMNNGRSKGFGFVCFSAPEEATTAVTEMNGRLVASKPLYVALAQRKEERKAHLANQYVQRMARIRSTASPMLGPYRAGASSRYFFTPLTQSQNRGAYYPPNHFAQLRSSPHWSAQRVRSHSFQTITGPMRPKFCRSPFGPLQSTSQMSRTSLSKSPMSTSVMSTSHMSTSLLSTSHMSTSLVSTSHMSTSLVSTSHVSTSLVSTSHVSTSLMSTSHMSTSRISRRITTQRINSPLHTLRPLCPPGTTFIPTLRSAQQYKYTGASYNHQFLGIPPHIPTLTRQIPTLTRQLVAHLPGQEPAIPSTSTAFPQPQKRVLGERLFPLIQDLHPTLAGKITGMLLDRQNSEILCMLNSPECLRSKISEAMAVLQAHKEKEAILPNVSILK, from the coding sequence ATGGCATCCCTCTACGTGGGAGACCTTCATCATGAGGTGACGGAGGCTATGTTGTACGAGAAGTTCAGCCCAGCAGGTCCTATCTTGTCTATCCGCGTGTGCCGAGACGCGGTCACCCGCCGCTCCCTGGGATATGCTTACGTGAACTTCCAGCACTTGGCTGATGCAGAAAGGGTGATGACTGCCATGAATCTTTATATCATCAAAGGTAAACCTGTCCGTCTCATGTGGTCCCAACGAGATCCATCTCTCCGGAAAAGTGGCATAGGCAACGTTTTTGTTAAAAACCTGGAAAAGTCCATCAACAACAAATCTCTACATGACGCGTTCTCCAGCTTTGGCAACATCCTATCCTGCAAGGTGATTACTGATGACAACGGTTCCAAAGGCTACGGTTTTGTGCATTTTGAACATCGAGAATCTGCCGAGAGAGCAATTCAGAAAATGAATGGGATACTTCTGAATGATCTCAAAATATTCGTTGGTCATTTCAAATCCCGTAAAGATCGAGAATCTGAACTTGGAGCACAAACCAGAGAATTCACCAATGTATACATCAAGAACTTTGGAGAGGATATGGATGAGGAAAGGCTGAGTAAGATCTTTGAAAAATTTGGACCTACACTTAGTGTAAAAGTGATGAGGGATGACTGTGGAAGATCAAAAGGTTTCGGATTTGTCAACTTCCAGAAACATGAAGATGCACAGAACGCTATTGATAACATGAATGGCAAGGAGCTCAACGGAAGACAAATCTATGCTGGGCGGGCTCAGAAAAAACTAGAGCGACAAACACAACTTCAACGCCATTTTGAACaactaaaacaaaatagaattgtCAGATACCAAGGTGTTAATCTTTATATCAAAAACCttgatgatgatattgatgatgaaaatttgagaaaagaattttCATCATTTGGAACGATCACCAGTGCCAAAGTAATGATGAATAACGGTAGGTCCAAAGGTTTTGGTTTTGTATGTTTCTCTGCTCCAGAAGAAGCCACCACAGCAGTTACGGAAATGAACGGTAGACTTGTAGCAAGTAAGCCATTGTATGTCGCTTTAGCCCAACGAAAAGAGGAACGTAAAGCCCATCTCGCCAACCAGTACGTTCAGAGGATGGCACGCATAAGATCCACAGCCAGTCCCATGCTAGGCCCATACCGGGCAGGAGCTTCTTCTCGTTATTTTTTTACACCTCTAACACAAAGCCAGAACCGGGGAGCATACTATCCTCCCAACCACTTTGCTCAGCTAAGATCAAGCCCACACTGGTCTGCCCAGCGTGTGAGATCCCACTCTTTCCAGACCATTACAGGACCTATGCGACCAAAATTCTGTAGATCACCTTTTGGTCCCCTACAGTCAACTTCACAGATGTCAAGAACTTCATTGTCAAAGTCACCGATGTCAACATCAGTGATGTCGACTTCACATATGTCAACATCACTATTGTCGACTTCACATATGTCAACATCACTTGTGTCGACTTCACATATGTCAACATCACTTGTGTCGACTTCGCATGTGTCAACATCACTTGTATCAACTTCACATGTGTCAACATCGCTGATGTCGACTTCACATATGTCAACTTCACGGATTTCAAGAAGGATAACAACTCAAAGGATTAATTCCCCACTGCACACATTGAGACCTCTGTGTCCCCCAGGGACTACATTTATCCCAACGTTACGCTCAGCTCAGCAGTATAAATACACTGGTGCTAGCTACAATCACCAATTTCTTGGTATACCACCACATATTCCCACACTGACCCGTCAAATTCCCACACTGACCCGTCAATTGGTTGCACACCTGCCAGGGCAAGAACCTGCAATACCTTCAACATCAACTGCCTTTCCTCAACCACAAAAACGGGTACTTGGGGAAAGGCTGTTTCCACTGATTCAGGATCTACATCCTACCCTGGCTGGAAAGATCACAGGAATGTTATTGGATAGACAAAATTCGGAGATTCTTTGTATGCTTAATTCTCCCGAATGTCTCCGTTCGAAAATAAGTGAAGCTATGGCAGTTCTGCAGGCTCACAAGGAGAAAGAAGCCATTCTCCCGAATGTGTCTATTCTAAAATAA